In Hydractinia symbiolongicarpus strain clone_291-10 chromosome 4, HSymV2.1, whole genome shotgun sequence, the following proteins share a genomic window:
- the LOC130642311 gene encoding uncharacterized protein LOC130642311 yields the protein MIGAFQAQPSGRVSRHPDTRFHELPLEKKLRIRNTLVKVIENYLREEIKPCYEHYQEEKLTLLQTLNTTIESKLGKFLSITEEISEIIEEEDQLIKDAQESSDFEVRVRNELLILDRFLKSKQDRSDTVSTRSVSASSSIKLPKIEIKKFDGDPTNWFSFIDSFEAAVDKNDHLSNVEKMNYLLGFVVKDAASTISGFKLSNDNYEIALNLLKDRFGDPQMIISGHMNKLLNLEPVMAISDVRNLRQLFDITEAQVRSLQSLGVESQNFGSMLIPVLLQKLPGELRLIIIRQLGKNAWKVSEVMQAFKTELEAREKVSTGQEESPCFSGASLYVGNRRNFDAKERKCAFCENPGHKPQFCSIVSKPTARSSILKRKGLCFLCLQSGHVARHCTVRWKCFKCKGRHHVSICNKGNRDQDSNDQNEGEGTSNNVANTECDFNAVLLQTASAEIFSDDKNCHRFRILFDSGSQMSYISLQAAEKLKLKTIDKKQMCLKTFGGAKQNKTLDMVRFTVKTKNDEENITVNAFVSEICYPLTNQNIEGAKSNYPFLCRLDLADSNPKNQPLSCGYFDWRGLLLVLYEKRHET from the exons atgattggggcctttCAGGCACAACCAAGTGGTAGAGtttcgagacatccagat ACACGTTTTCATGAGTTGCCTTTGGAAAAGAAGTTAAGAATAAGAAACACGTTAGTAAAAGTTATCGAAAATTACTTACGAGAAGAAATAAAACCTTGTTATGAACATTATCAAGAAGAAAAACTTACGTTATTGCAAACGTTGAACACTACCATAGAGAGCAAACTTGGAAAATTTTTAAGTATTACGGAAGAGATTTCCGAAATTATTGAAGAGGAAGATCAATTAATAAAAGATGCTCAAGAAAGTAGTGACTTTGAAGTACGGGTAAGAAATGAACTGCTAATACTTGATCGTTTCctaaaatcaaaacaagatAGAAGTGACACAGTCAGTACGAGGTCAGTTAGTGCTTCAAGCTCTATTAAGCTgccaaaaattgaaataaaaaaatttgatggcGATCCAACTAATTGGTTTTCATTTATTGATTCTTTTGAAGCAGCAGTTGACAAAAACGATCACTTGTctaatgttgaaaaaatgaattatttgttaGGATTTGTTGTTAAAGACGCTGCATCTACGATAAGCGGTTTTAAACTGAGTAATGATAATTATGAGATTgctttaaatttgttaaaagatcGCTTCGGAGATCCGCAAATGATAATTTCAGGACATATGAATAAACTATTAAACTTGGAGCCTGTCATGGCTATTTCTGACGTTCGTAATTTACGCCAATTGTTCGATATAACTGAGGCGCAAGTGCGTAGTTTACAATCTTTAGGAGTTGAATCTCAAAACTTTGGCTCAATGCTTATACCTGTGTTATTGCAAAAACTGCCAGGAGAATTGCGTCTGATTATTATTCGCCAACTTGGAAAAAACGCATGGAAAGTAAGCGAGGTTATGCAAGCTTTTAAAACTGAATTAGAAGCGCGAGAAAAAGTTTCAACCGGTCAGGAGGAAAGCCCTTGTTTTTCTGGTGCTTCCCTTTATGTTGGAAATCGACGGAATTTCGATgcgaaagaaagaaaatgtgcTTTTTGTGAAAACCCAGGGCACAAACCGCAATTTTGCTCTATTGTTTCCAAACCGACTGCGCGCTCTTCCATTTTAAAAAGGAAAGGATTATGCTTTTTATGTCTACAGTCAGGTCATGTAGCAAGACACTGCACAGTTAGatggaaatgttttaaatgtaaGGGACGTCATCATGTGTCTATTTGCAATAAGGGTAATCGAGACCAGGATAGCAATGATCAGAATGAAGGTGAGGGAACTTCAAATAACGTGGCGAATACTGAATGTGATTTTAACGCAGTTTTGTTACAAACTGCGTCTGCGGAAATTTTTTCTGATGATAAAAACTGTCACAGGTTTAGAATTTTGTTTGATAGTGGCAGTCAAATGTCATACATTTCTCTGCAAGCGGcggaaaaattgaaattgaaaacAATCGACAAAAAACAAATGTGTCTTAAAACGTTTGGAGGagctaaacaaaacaaaactttggaCATGGTTAGATTTACCGTTAAAACGAAAAATGACGAAGAAAATATTACGGTAAACGCGTTCGTATCCGAAATATGCTATCCTTTGACAAACCAAAACATCGAGGGTGCAAAATCTAACTACCCTTTTCTGTGTCGTCTCGATTTAGCAGACAGTAATCCAAAAAATCAACCATTAAGTTGTGGATATTTTGATTGGCGGGGATTATTATTGGTCCTTTATGAAAAACGACATGAAACGTAG